One Faecalispora anaeroviscerum genomic window carries:
- the rbr gene encoding rubrerythrin translates to MELKGSKTEANLLAAFAGESQARNKYTFYASQAKKEGYEQIAAIFEETAGNEKEHAKLWFKYLHGGEVGATKDNLLDAAQGENYEWTEMYKEFAETAAKEGFQEISTAMKLVGTVEKSHEERYRKLLKNIQEDIVFQSGEQTVWVCRNCGYIHIGDKAPKICPACKHPQAFFERKAENY, encoded by the coding sequence ATGGAACTGAAAGGAAGCAAAACCGAAGCAAATCTGCTCGCTGCATTTGCCGGGGAATCTCAGGCCAGAAACAAGTACACATTCTACGCTTCTCAGGCGAAAAAAGAAGGCTACGAGCAGATCGCAGCTATTTTTGAGGAAACCGCCGGCAACGAGAAGGAGCACGCTAAGCTGTGGTTCAAATATCTGCATGGCGGCGAGGTAGGAGCCACAAAGGACAACCTGCTGGATGCCGCGCAGGGCGAAAACTACGAGTGGACAGAAATGTACAAGGAGTTCGCCGAGACTGCCGCGAAGGAAGGTTTTCAGGAGATCTCCACTGCGATGAAGCTGGTAGGCACTGTGGAAAAATCCCATGAAGAGCGCTACCGCAAGCTGCTGAAGAACATTCAGGAGGATATTGTGTTCCAGAGCGGCGAACAGACCGTTTGGGTATGCCGCAATTGTGGATACATTCATATTGGCGACAAAGCTCCCAAGATCTGTCCTGCCTGCAAGCATCCCCAGGCTTTCTTCGAGCGCAAGGCTGAAAACTATTAA
- the adhE gene encoding bifunctional acetaldehyde-CoA/alcohol dehydrogenase, translating into MATIKAPKAAVQNPTGFVTNAETLTSRITELRKAQKLFSGYSQEQVDRIFLAAAMAANHQRIPLAKLAVAETGMGIVEDKVIKNHYASESIYNAYKNTKTCGVLERDASFGIQTIAEPIGVIAAVIPTTNPTSTALFKALLCLKTRNAILICPHPRAKESTITAARVVLDAAVAAGAPKGIITWIDAPSVELTNQAMKEADLILATGGPGMVRAAYSSGKPAIGVGAGNTPAIIDGSADLILAVNSIVHSKTFDNGMICASEQSVIVLSDVYEQVKAEFAARGCYLLNPEETELVRRTILIDGALNSKIVGQSAHAIAKLSGFDVPEHAKILIGEVESVEPAEAFAHEKLSPVLAMYRAQNFTDAVQKTERLVADGGYGHTSSLYINPVTEPEKMEQFVAAMKTCRVLINTPAAQGGIGDLYNFKLPPSLTLGCGSWGGNSVSENVGVKHLLNMKTVAERRENMLWFRAPEKVYFKRGCLPVALGELKDVLHKKRAFLVTDEFLFRNGYTKSITDRLDELGIAHTTFFNVQPDPTLHCAKEGAAAMAAFEPDCIIAIGGGSAMDAGKIMWTMYEHPEVDFMDLAMRFMDIRKRVYTFPKMGEKAYFIAIPTSAGTGSEVTPFAVITDEATGIKYPLADYELMPKMAIVDADLMMHMPKSLTAASGIDAMTHALEAYAAMLATDYTDGLALKALKSIFTYLPRAYERGAEDPIAREKMADASTIAGMAFANAFLGVCHSMAHKLGAFHHVPHGVANALMITYVMRFNADPCPAKMGTFPQYQYPHTLERYCECADFLGIPGSSDEEKFNGLLAAIEELKAKVGIPKSIQAWGVNEAVFLETLDEMTEHAFDDQCTGANPRYPLMSEIRQMYLDAYYGR; encoded by the coding sequence ATGGCCACAATAAAAGCTCCCAAAGCAGCCGTACAGAACCCCACCGGGTTCGTGACCAACGCAGAGACCTTAACTTCACGAATTACCGAACTGCGCAAAGCTCAGAAGCTTTTTTCAGGCTATTCCCAGGAACAGGTTGATCGAATTTTTCTGGCCGCCGCCATGGCCGCAAACCACCAGCGTATTCCTCTTGCAAAGCTGGCGGTTGCAGAAACCGGCATGGGGATTGTAGAGGACAAGGTGATTAAAAACCACTATGCTTCCGAATCTATTTACAACGCGTATAAAAACACGAAAACCTGCGGTGTTCTGGAGAGGGACGCCTCGTTCGGCATTCAAACCATCGCGGAGCCAATCGGCGTGATCGCCGCGGTGATTCCGACAACCAACCCAACCTCCACCGCTCTTTTTAAAGCACTTCTTTGCCTGAAAACCCGAAATGCCATCCTCATCTGCCCGCACCCCCGCGCCAAAGAAAGTACGATTACCGCCGCCAGAGTGGTTCTGGATGCAGCTGTGGCCGCCGGAGCGCCTAAAGGCATTATCACCTGGATTGACGCCCCCTCTGTGGAGCTGACAAATCAGGCTATGAAGGAAGCGGATCTTATTCTTGCTACCGGGGGCCCGGGCATGGTGCGGGCCGCCTATTCCTCTGGCAAGCCGGCCATCGGCGTCGGCGCGGGCAATACCCCCGCCATTATCGACGGTTCCGCAGACCTGATTCTGGCCGTAAACTCGATCGTACACTCCAAAACGTTCGACAACGGCATGATCTGCGCTTCAGAGCAATCGGTGATTGTGCTGAGCGACGTTTACGAACAGGTGAAAGCCGAGTTCGCAGCGCGCGGCTGTTACCTGCTCAACCCCGAAGAAACCGAGCTGGTTCGCCGAACGATTTTGATCGACGGCGCACTCAACTCCAAAATTGTCGGTCAGTCCGCGCACGCCATCGCAAAGCTCTCCGGCTTCGACGTGCCGGAACACGCGAAAATCCTGATCGGCGAGGTGGAAAGCGTGGAACCGGCGGAAGCCTTTGCCCATGAAAAGCTCAGCCCTGTTCTCGCTATGTACCGCGCTCAAAACTTTACCGACGCAGTTCAAAAGACGGAGCGACTGGTGGCCGACGGCGGCTACGGCCACACCTCTTCCCTGTATATTAATCCCGTGACTGAACCGGAAAAGATGGAGCAGTTTGTCGCCGCGATGAAAACCTGCCGCGTACTCATCAACACGCCTGCCGCGCAGGGCGGGATTGGCGACCTGTATAACTTTAAGCTGCCCCCTTCGCTAACACTCGGCTGCGGCTCATGGGGTGGAAACTCCGTTTCGGAAAACGTGGGCGTTAAGCATCTGCTCAACATGAAAACCGTAGCAGAGAGGAGAGAAAACATGCTTTGGTTTCGCGCTCCGGAAAAGGTATATTTCAAACGAGGCTGCCTGCCGGTGGCTCTGGGCGAGCTGAAAGACGTACTCCACAAAAAAAGAGCGTTTCTCGTCACCGACGAATTTCTGTTCCGCAACGGCTATACAAAGAGTATTACCGATCGCCTCGACGAACTGGGGATTGCGCACACCACCTTTTTCAATGTTCAGCCAGACCCGACTCTGCACTGCGCAAAGGAAGGCGCCGCAGCCATGGCCGCGTTCGAGCCAGACTGCATTATCGCAATCGGCGGTGGCTCCGCAATGGATGCCGGCAAGATTATGTGGACCATGTATGAGCATCCCGAGGTAGATTTTATGGATCTCGCCATGCGTTTTATGGATATCCGCAAGCGGGTGTACACCTTCCCCAAGATGGGCGAAAAAGCTTATTTCATCGCCATTCCCACCTCGGCCGGCACCGGCTCTGAGGTAACGCCGTTCGCTGTGATTACCGATGAGGCTACCGGCATCAAATATCCGCTGGCCGATTACGAGCTGATGCCCAAAATGGCGATTGTCGATGCAGACCTGATGATGCACATGCCGAAAAGCCTGACAGCTGCTTCCGGCATTGACGCGATGACCCACGCACTGGAGGCCTACGCGGCCATGCTGGCGACGGATTACACCGACGGCCTTGCGCTGAAAGCCCTGAAAAGCATCTTTACCTATCTTCCCCGGGCATACGAGCGGGGTGCGGAAGACCCCATCGCGCGTGAAAAAATGGCGGATGCCTCCACCATAGCGGGCATGGCGTTTGCAAACGCGTTTCTCGGTGTGTGCCACTCCATGGCGCACAAGCTAGGGGCGTTCCACCACGTGCCGCACGGCGTGGCAAACGCGCTGATGATCACCTATGTCATGCGCTTTAACGCCGACCCCTGCCCGGCCAAAATGGGGACCTTCCCGCAGTATCAGTACCCACACACACTGGAGCGCTACTGCGAATGCGCCGACTTTCTCGGCATTCCCGGCAGCAGCGACGAAGAAAAATTCAACGGCCTGCTCGCCGCGATAGAGGAGCTTAAGGCAAAAGTGGGCATTCCAAAATCGATTCAGGCCTGGGGCGTTAACGAAGCCGTGTTTCTAGAAACCCTTGACGAGATGACCGAGCATGCCTTTGACGATCAGTGCACCGGTGCAAACCCCCGGTACCCGCTGATGAGTGAGATTCGGCAGATGTACCTCGATGCCTACTACGGGAGGTAA
- a CDS encoding GNAT family N-acetyltransferase, whose amino-acid sequence MSLHQGPKGFTIRVLQEEDLPAVLEIWLSANLQAHDFIPEEYWRQNLPMVGLLLPQAQVLVCEAEGRILGFSGLDDGHIEGIFVDAPARSNGIGKALLDEWKQRFPTLTLCVYEKNKKALAFYLREGFSTVRRQKDAATGEAEYVMRWGAAE is encoded by the coding sequence ATGAGCCTGCATCAGGGGCCGAAGGGCTTTACCATTCGTGTGCTGCAAGAGGAAGATTTGCCTGCGGTGCTGGAGATTTGGCTTTCCGCGAATCTGCAGGCGCACGATTTTATCCCGGAGGAATACTGGCGGCAAAACCTGCCGATGGTGGGGTTGCTGCTACCGCAGGCTCAGGTGCTGGTCTGCGAGGCGGAAGGAAGAATTCTGGGTTTTTCAGGGCTGGACGACGGGCATATTGAGGGAATCTTTGTCGATGCTCCGGCGCGTTCCAACGGAATCGGAAAGGCGCTGCTGGATGAGTGGAAACAGCGGTTCCCCACCCTAACCCTTTGTGTTTATGAGAAAAACAAAAAGGCCCTTGCGTTTTACCTGCGGGAGGGCTTTTCAACGGTTCGGCGGCAGAAGGATGCCGCGACCGGCGAAGCGGAGTATGTGATGCGCTGGGGTGCTGCGGAGTGA
- a CDS encoding DJ-1/PfpI family protein: MEVNVLLFPDFETLDAFGPVEILGRPSNYLLHFVSIDGGLVRSRQGTEIATRALDSVDRTATLLVPGGMGTRSLVQEERFLARLGEAAQQADYCLTVCTGSALLAKTGLLDGRRATSNKRAMDWVVSVNPAVNWVRSARWVVDGKFYTSSGVSAGMDMTLGFLSDRLGQEAAEEAARGAEYLWNRDRDDDPFACAAQSGGVNR, encoded by the coding sequence ATGGAAGTTAATGTGCTGTTATTCCCGGACTTTGAAACGCTCGACGCGTTCGGCCCGGTAGAAATTTTAGGGCGGCCCAGCAATTACCTCCTGCACTTTGTATCGATTGACGGTGGCCTGGTGCGCAGCCGGCAGGGAACGGAGATTGCGACCCGGGCGCTGGACAGTGTGGACAGAACAGCCACTCTGCTTGTACCCGGCGGAATGGGAACGCGCTCACTCGTTCAGGAGGAACGCTTTCTCGCACGGCTGGGGGAGGCCGCACAGCAGGCGGATTACTGCCTGACCGTCTGTACCGGCTCGGCTCTGCTGGCAAAAACCGGCCTTCTGGACGGCCGCCGGGCCACCTCGAATAAGCGGGCGATGGACTGGGTGGTTTCAGTGAATCCGGCGGTGAATTGGGTGCGCAGCGCCAGGTGGGTGGTTGACGGCAAATTCTACACGTCCTCGGGCGTTTCGGCGGGCATGGATATGACGCTGGGTTTTCTTTCTGACCGGCTTGGCCAAGAGGCCGCCGAGGAAGCCGCGCGAGGAGCGGAATACCTTTGGAACCGCGACCGCGATGATGACCCGTTTGCCTGTGCCGCGCAGAGCGGCGGCGTCAACCGTTGA
- a CDS encoding DUF2500 domain-containing protein, translating to MDSAFGFGGAMFSIIPVIVVVMFVVVFGMILISAVRGATQWKKNNESPILTVQAHIVAKRADVHHYASNANPDMVTTNTSTTYFVTFEVESGDRIEFHIKSTEYGMLAERDRGRLTFQGTRYLNFERDRG from the coding sequence ATGGATTCTGCTTTTGGATTCGGAGGGGCTATGTTCAGCATCATACCGGTGATTGTGGTTGTGATGTTTGTGGTGGTGTTTGGTATGATCCTTATTTCTGCGGTGAGGGGCGCCACACAGTGGAAGAAGAACAACGAATCCCCCATTTTAACCGTGCAGGCGCATATCGTAGCCAAGCGGGCCGATGTGCATCATTATGCGAGCAATGCCAACCCGGACATGGTGACGACCAATACCTCTACTACCTATTTTGTCACCTTTGAGGTGGAAAGCGGCGACCGGATTGAGTTCCATATCAAAAGTACGGAATACGGGATGCTAGCTGAACGCGACCGGGGTCGCCTTACCTTTCAGGGGACGCGCTATTTAAATTTTGAACGCGACAGAGGATAA
- a CDS encoding Crp/Fnr family transcriptional regulator, whose amino-acid sequence MEQTPITLEQIFPQWEKLTPRQQQLVRAQTHSKRFTRGQIVHQGHNDCSGLLLVRDGQLRVFIESAGGKEVTLYRLFNWDICLFSASCIMKNISFELHVQAERDSDVFIVPAALYESLMKESLPVADYTSQLMASRFSDVMWMMEQILFTSFDSRLSAFLLEQSEIEGSPSLTMTHEEIARHLGSAREVVSRMLKYFADDGLVQLSRGHVTLLNPKRLRELVQ is encoded by the coding sequence ATGGAACAGACGCCGATTACGCTGGAGCAGATTTTTCCCCAGTGGGAAAAGCTGACGCCCCGGCAGCAGCAGCTGGTGCGCGCGCAGACCCATTCGAAGCGCTTTACGCGGGGGCAGATCGTACACCAGGGGCACAACGACTGCTCGGGCCTGCTTCTGGTGCGAGATGGTCAGCTGCGCGTTTTTATCGAATCTGCCGGCGGCAAGGAGGTTACCTTGTACCGCCTGTTTAACTGGGATATTTGCCTGTTCTCCGCGTCGTGCATCATGAAAAACATCAGCTTTGAGCTGCATGTGCAGGCAGAGCGTGATTCTGATGTTTTTATCGTGCCCGCCGCGCTGTACGAAAGCCTGATGAAGGAATCCCTGCCCGTTGCGGATTACACCAGCCAGCTGATGGCCTCCCGCTTTTCCGATGTGATGTGGATGATGGAGCAGATTCTGTTCACCAGCTTCGACAGCCGCCTTTCCGCGTTTTTGCTGGAGCAGAGCGAAATTGAAGGCTCCCCTTCGCTCACGATGACCCATGAGGAAATCGCGCGGCATTTGGGCAGCGCCCGTGAGGTAGTGAGCCGCATGCTGAAATATTTTGCCGATGACGGCCTGGTTCAGCTCTCGCGCGGCCATGTCACCCTGCTCAACCCAAAGCGCCTGCGCGAACTAGTGCAGTAA
- a CDS encoding FAD-dependent oxidoreductase: MKVIIIGGVAGGASAAARLRRLDETAQIILLERGHYISYANCGLPYYVGGEINRKEALTLQTPQSFRQRFGIDVRTGHEAAAIRPNKKTVLIRDLAAGTEYEESYDQLILSPGGEPARPPIPGTDDARVFTLRTVPDSLRIREYIEQNHPRRAVVMGGGFIGLEMAENLMRAGVATTVVEAMDHIMAALDYDMACEVQQYLRHQGVGLVLSQKVTAIDPQTDGLRVHLENGETLEADLLLLSAGIRPESTLARDAGLTVNERGAIRTDSHMRTSDENIYAVGDAVEITNLVTGLPGYVPLAGPANKQGRIAADCICGLGSEYRGTQGSSVMKLFDMTIASTGLNEAAAKSAGLSYDKIHIFSPSHATYYPGAVNLTIKALFEQPTGRILGAQVVGFDGVDKRCDVLATAIRAGMTAFDLAELELCYAPPYSSAKDPVNMVGFAIENILTGKVRQFHWNEIPRVVDDPNAVLLDVRTDMEWNNGAIPGAVHIPLDSLRENLTGLDPEKEIYVHCQSGLRSYLACRILSQHGFSCYNLSGGYRLYSMIRGNQSYDSAPAHPCGLKL; encoded by the coding sequence ATGAAGGTCATTATCATTGGTGGGGTGGCGGGCGGCGCATCTGCGGCGGCTCGCCTGCGCCGACTGGACGAAACGGCGCAGATCATTCTGCTGGAACGCGGTCACTATATTTCTTACGCCAACTGCGGGCTGCCATATTATGTAGGCGGCGAAATCAACCGAAAAGAGGCGCTTACCCTTCAAACGCCGCAGAGCTTCCGCCAGAGGTTTGGTATTGATGTGCGTACCGGACACGAAGCCGCGGCAATTCGCCCAAACAAAAAGACGGTGCTTATCCGGGATCTCGCCGCCGGAACAGAGTATGAGGAATCCTATGATCAGCTGATTCTCTCCCCCGGCGGCGAGCCGGCGCGCCCGCCGATTCCGGGTACCGATGACGCGCGTGTGTTCACGCTGCGCACCGTGCCGGATTCCCTGCGCATCCGGGAATATATTGAGCAGAACCATCCACGCCGCGCGGTCGTGATGGGCGGCGGATTCATCGGCCTTGAAATGGCCGAAAACCTAATGCGTGCCGGCGTAGCCACCACAGTGGTAGAGGCAATGGATCACATTATGGCCGCGTTGGATTACGACATGGCCTGCGAGGTGCAGCAGTACCTGCGCCACCAGGGGGTAGGCCTGGTACTGTCACAGAAGGTCACCGCAATCGACCCTCAGACGGACGGCCTGCGTGTTCATCTGGAGAACGGAGAAACACTGGAAGCCGATCTTCTCCTGCTCTCGGCGGGCATCCGGCCCGAAAGCACGCTGGCACGCGACGCCGGCCTTACCGTCAACGAGCGCGGCGCCATCCGTACCGACAGCCACATGCGCACCTCCGATGAAAACATCTACGCGGTGGGCGACGCAGTCGAGATCACGAATCTTGTCACCGGCCTGCCCGGTTATGTGCCGCTCGCAGGCCCGGCCAACAAACAGGGGCGTATCGCGGCAGACTGCATCTGCGGGCTCGGCAGTGAATACCGCGGCACGCAAGGCTCTTCTGTGATGAAGCTGTTCGATATGACAATCGCCTCCACCGGCCTGAATGAAGCCGCGGCAAAATCCGCCGGGCTTTCCTACGATAAAATCCACATCTTCTCTCCCTCGCACGCAACCTATTACCCCGGCGCAGTGAACCTGACGATCAAGGCGCTGTTCGAGCAGCCGACCGGGCGAATCCTCGGCGCGCAGGTGGTCGGGTTCGACGGTGTCGACAAGCGCTGCGATGTGCTGGCTACGGCAATTCGCGCGGGGATGACCGCCTTTGATCTCGCGGAGCTGGAGCTGTGCTACGCTCCCCCGTATTCCTCCGCCAAAGACCCGGTCAACATGGTCGGCTTCGCGATTGAAAACATCCTAACCGGCAAGGTGCGGCAGTTCCACTGGAATGAAATTCCCCGCGTAGTGGATGACCCGAATGCCGTGCTGCTGGACGTAAGAACCGACATGGAATGGAACAACGGCGCGATCCCCGGCGCGGTTCACATTCCGCTTGATTCCCTGCGGGAGAACCTCACAGGACTCGATCCTGAAAAAGAAATCTACGTTCACTGCCAGAGCGGCCTGCGCAGCTATTTGGCCTGCCGCATTCTCTCTCAGCACGGTTTTTCGTGCTATAACCTCTCCGGCGGCTACCGCCTGTACAGCATGATCCGCGGCAACCAATCCTACGACAGCGCGCCCGCTCACCCGTGCGGATTAAAGCTCTGA
- the trxA gene encoding thioredoxin: MAVIHLTKNNYHNEVLESDQPVLIDFWAPWCGPCRMLGPTVEELSHDLEGKVKVAKVNVDEEQELAQSFRVMSIPMLAVMRGGKLISSSVGLQPKAKILQMLEK, encoded by the coding sequence ATGGCAGTCATCCATTTGACCAAAAATAATTATCATAACGAAGTTCTCGAATCCGACCAGCCGGTGCTGATTGATTTCTGGGCGCCCTGGTGCGGACCCTGCCGGATGCTCGGGCCTACCGTGGAAGAGCTTAGCCACGATTTGGAAGGAAAAGTAAAGGTTGCAAAGGTTAACGTAGACGAAGAGCAGGAGCTGGCTCAGTCCTTCCGCGTGATGAGCATCCCCATGCTGGCGGTAATGCGGGGCGGCAAGCTGATTTCTTCTTCCGTTGGCCTGCAGCCCAAAGCAAAAATTCTTCAAATGCTGGAAAAATAA
- a CDS encoding ABC transporter substrate-binding protein, translated as MKQFRKMIAAVLTVAMAASLGACANGGAATSSAAVSSAAASAEGGKMINIGVAQLLTHPALDASLKGFKAALASQGFEEGKNVTYDIQNAQGDQSNCITIANTFANKKPDLILAIATPAAQAVAKVISDTPVMITAVTDPAEAKLVASNEKPGGNVSGTSDKTPVKEQMELLKEIVPNVQTVGIMYTSSETNSQLQAKWAKAACEEMGLKYQEFTISNTNEIQQVAQSMVGKVQAVYIPTDNMLASGMKNVAAVTNAAKLPLIVGEVGPVQNGGLCTVGINYEKLGYQTGLMAAKVLKGEAKPADMPIEYQADYDISYNSAVAKQLGITLPDRILKGEDVAKTK; from the coding sequence ATGAAACAATTTAGAAAAATGATCGCGGCGGTTCTGACCGTTGCAATGGCGGCTTCTTTGGGTGCATGCGCAAACGGCGGCGCGGCGACTTCGTCTGCGGCGGTTTCTTCGGCGGCAGCTTCTGCTGAAGGCGGGAAGATGATCAATATCGGTGTCGCTCAGCTGCTGACTCACCCCGCGTTGGATGCTTCGTTAAAGGGCTTTAAAGCTGCTCTCGCGTCGCAGGGCTTTGAGGAAGGCAAAAACGTTACTTATGATATTCAGAACGCGCAGGGCGATCAGTCAAACTGCATTACGATTGCAAATACCTTTGCAAATAAAAAGCCAGACCTGATTCTCGCGATTGCGACTCCGGCGGCGCAGGCTGTGGCGAAGGTGATCTCCGACACACCGGTCATGATTACGGCGGTAACCGACCCGGCGGAAGCCAAGCTGGTGGCCAGCAATGAAAAGCCCGGCGGAAATGTTTCCGGCACCAGCGACAAAACGCCGGTAAAGGAACAGATGGAGCTGTTGAAAGAGATCGTTCCCAACGTGCAGACGGTCGGCATCATGTATACCTCCAGCGAAACGAACAGCCAGCTGCAGGCCAAATGGGCCAAGGCAGCCTGTGAGGAGATGGGCCTGAAATACCAGGAATTCACCATCTCGAACACGAACGAAATTCAGCAGGTTGCGCAGTCGATGGTTGGCAAGGTGCAGGCGGTTTACATCCCCACCGACAACATGCTGGCTTCCGGTATGAAGAATGTGGCTGCGGTGACCAATGCCGCGAAGCTGCCCCTGATCGTGGGCGAGGTTGGCCCCGTACAGAACGGCGGCCTTTGCACCGTCGGCATCAACTATGAAAAGCTCGGCTACCAGACTGGCCTGATGGCTGCGAAGGTACTCAAAGGCGAGGCGAAGCCCGCAGACATGCCGATTGAATACCAGGCTGATTACGACATCTCTTACAACAGCGCGGTTGCAAAGCAGCTGGGCATTACCCTTCCCGACCGGATTCTCAAGGGTGAGGATGTCGCGAAAACAAAATAA
- a CDS encoding ABC transporter substrate-binding protein yields MKMRNKIAAAALAAVMAMSVTACGNAGGASSAVAEGSAASGKQMITIGVSQLVTHPSLDASLKGFQQALADAGYVEGQNVTYDIQNAQGEQANCVTIANTFANKKPDLILAIGTPAAQAVAKVITDTPILVTAVTDPADAKLVASNEKPGGNVSGTSDKTPVKEQIQMLKTLVPNMTTVGFLYSSSETNSKLQIEWAKAACAELGLKYQEFTASSSNEVQQVTQSMVGKVQGVYIPTDNLMASSMKNVTSVTTANKLPVVPGAIGMVTDGGTCTVGINYEKLGYQSGQMAIKVLKGEAKVSDMPIEYQDTLDVYYNSEMAAKLGLVLPESITKNGQDAVSPAASSQK; encoded by the coding sequence ATGAAAATGAGAAACAAAATCGCTGCGGCAGCGTTGGCTGCGGTCATGGCGATGTCTGTCACGGCCTGCGGGAATGCGGGTGGCGCTTCGTCTGCTGTTGCGGAAGGTTCTGCCGCAAGCGGCAAACAAATGATTACCATCGGCGTGTCACAGCTGGTGACCCATCCTTCTCTGGATGCTTCGCTGAAGGGGTTTCAGCAGGCACTGGCGGATGCGGGCTATGTGGAAGGCCAGAACGTAACCTATGACATACAAAATGCACAGGGCGAACAGGCCAACTGCGTCACAATTGCCAATACCTTCGCGAATAAAAAGCCCGACCTGATTCTGGCGATCGGCACCCCGGCGGCGCAGGCGGTGGCCAAGGTCATCACCGATACCCCGATTCTGGTAACGGCGGTTACCGATCCGGCGGACGCAAAGCTGGTGGCCAGCAATGAAAAGCCCGGCGGAAATGTTTCCGGCACCAGCGACAAAACGCCAGTGAAAGAGCAGATTCAAATGCTCAAAACCCTCGTTCCCAATATGACGACCGTAGGGTTTTTGTACAGCTCCAGCGAAACGAACAGCAAGCTTCAGATTGAGTGGGCCAAGGCGGCCTGCGCGGAGCTTGGTCTGAAATATCAGGAATTCACCGCTTCCAGCTCCAACGAGGTGCAGCAGGTGACACAGTCGATGGTGGGCAAGGTGCAGGGCGTTTATATTCCTACCGATAACCTGATGGCCTCGAGCATGAAGAACGTAACCTCGGTCACCACCGCGAATAAGCTCCCCGTAGTACCCGGCGCGATTGGCATGGTAACTGACGGCGGCACCTGCACGGTGGGCATCAACTACGAAAAGCTGGGCTACCAGAGCGGCCAAATGGCGATTAAGGTGCTGAAGGGCGAGGCAAAGGTCAGCGATATGCCCATTGAATACCAGGATACGCTGGATGTTTACTACAACAGCGAAATGGCTGCCAAGCTGGGTTTGGTGCTGCCGGAATCCATTACTAAAAACGGGCAGGACGCGGTGTCTCCCGCGGCGTCTTCTCAGAAATAA
- a CDS encoding ABC transporter permease, giving the protein MDLMNLLGAVHGAVAQGVLWGIMTLGVYFTFRILDFPDMTVDGSFATGGAISAILTESGMNPFLTLLFALAGGMLCGFITGFLNTKMKIPGILAGILTMTALYSINLRLMHSRANVPLLGVDTVDVQVGNWFPMLSRYNAQLMLGGVIAVTMVFFLYWFFGTELGSAIRATGNNPHMVRSLGVNTDTMVILALVLSNGLVGLSGALVAQVQGFGDVSMGIGTIVIGLASVIIGEVLLGRIMGFLPRLIAMIAGSVVYRIIIAVVLFYGLKSQDMKLLSSIVVALALFTPTMSRMSQDYMARRAANSPNRMVPDKALEDAIDDSDKDPDEPNQKG; this is encoded by the coding sequence ATGGATCTAATGAATTTACTGGGTGCCGTTCACGGCGCAGTGGCCCAGGGCGTTTTATGGGGAATTATGACGCTGGGTGTTTACTTTACCTTCCGGATTCTGGATTTTCCGGATATGACGGTGGATGGTTCGTTTGCTACCGGCGGCGCAATTTCTGCTATTTTGACTGAGAGTGGGATGAACCCCTTTCTCACGCTGCTCTTTGCGCTGGCGGGTGGTATGCTCTGCGGATTTATCACCGGATTTTTAAACACAAAGATGAAAATCCCGGGAATCCTGGCGGGAATTTTGACGATGACAGCGTTGTATTCCATCAATTTGCGCTTAATGCACAGCAGGGCCAATGTTCCGCTGCTGGGCGTAGATACGGTGGACGTACAGGTGGGCAACTGGTTTCCCATGCTCTCCCGCTATAACGCGCAGTTGATGCTGGGCGGCGTGATTGCGGTGACGATGGTTTTCTTCCTGTACTGGTTCTTTGGAACCGAGCTGGGCAGCGCGATCCGGGCAACCGGCAACAACCCCCACATGGTGCGTTCGCTCGGTGTGAATACCGATACCATGGTGATTCTGGCCTTGGTGCTTTCAAACGGTCTTGTTGGCCTTTCCGGTGCTTTGGTGGCGCAGGTGCAGGGCTTCGGCGATGTAAGCATGGGCATCGGAACCATCGTTATCGGTTTGGCGTCTGTTATTATCGGCGAAGTGCTTCTGGGGCGCATTATGGGCTTTTTGCCGCGCCTGATCGCCATGATCGCCGGCTCGGTGGTGTACCGCATTATTATTGCCGTGGTGTTGTTCTACGGCCTGAAATCGCAGGATATGAAGCTGCTGTCCTCCATTGTGGTGGCGCTGGCGCTGTTCACGCCCACCATGAGCAGAATGTCTCAGGATTATATGGCTCGCCGTGCGGCGAACAGCCCGAATAGGATGGTGCCCGACAAGGCTCTTGAGGATGCGATCGACGATTCGGACAAAGACCCCGATGAGCCGAATCAGAAGGGTTAA